In the genome of Desulfovibrio aminophilus DSM 12254, the window AAGGCGCGGAAGACGACGGAAGCGTGACGCCCGCCCTCAGTCCAGGCAGCAGTCCTCGCGGATGCGCCGCAGGGTCACGGCGTCCAGCAGCTCCGGCCGCACGAGGCGCAGTCCGCAGTGCCCGCCGCCCACCCAGGCCACCTCGGCGTCCAGGCCGTCGAGCACCCAGGCCACGCACTCGTCGCAATCCGAGATGCGCAGGCGTTCGCCGGGCGCGGGCAGGTAGCCGTCCGGCGGCAGCTCCAGACGCAGGCCGCCGAGGCAGACGTCGCGCACGATGGCCACGAAGGCCCTGCCGTCCCCTGGGGTCACGTCGCAGAAAAGGGGCGCGTCCAGGGTCA includes:
- a CDS encoding PilZ domain-containing protein; this translates as MTERRKHERVTLDAPLFCDVTPGDGRAFVAIVRDVCLGGLRLELPPDGYLPAPGERLRISDCDECVAWVLDGLDAEVAWVGGGHCGLRLVRPELLDAVTLRRIREDCCLD